One segment of Triticum aestivum cultivar Chinese Spring chromosome 2A, IWGSC CS RefSeq v2.1, whole genome shotgun sequence DNA contains the following:
- the LOC123189186 gene encoding extensin, with protein MGGKAALLVALLAVSLVLEAQAGSGYGGGHPPSPTPVAPPPKHEKPPKGHKPPHHHHHAKPPAASHAPAPPTHGPPTPKPIPPAPKPTPPTYAPIPKPPKPSPSPPAYHPTPKPAPPTYKPPTQPRPSPPAHKPAPPMYKTPTQPKPSPPAYKPAPKVSPPAYKPAPKVSPPAYKPAPKVSPPAYKPAPKVSPPAYKPAPKVSPPAYKPVPKPSPPPSPTPPAPKPTPPPYKPPTPTPPAYKPPTPSPPPPPYHH; from the coding sequence ATGGGTGGCAAAGCCGCTCTCCTGGTGGCCCTCCTGGCCGTGAGCCTGGTCCTCGAGGCCCAGGCGGGCAGCGGCTACGGCGGCGGGCACCCCCCTTCCCCGACGCCGGTCGCCCCACCCCCCAAGCACGAGAAGCCACCCAAGGGGCACAAGccccctcaccaccaccaccacgccaagCCACCGGCCGCTTCCCACGCTCCGGCGCCACCCACCCACGGCCCCCCGACGCCTAAACCTATCCCTCCCGCCCCTAAACCCACACCACCCACCTACGCCCCGATCCCGAAGCCGCCGAAGCCATCTCCCTCGCCTCCGGCCTACCACCCTACGCCCAAGCCTGCACCTCCCACGTACAAACCACCAACCCAGCCTAGGCCCTCACCGCCGGCGCACAAGCCTGCACCTCCCATGTACAAAACACCAACCCAGCCTAAGCCCTCGCCGCCGGCGTACAAGCCAGCCCCCAAGGTCTCACCGCCGGCGTACAAGCCAGCCCCCAAGGTCTCACCACCGGCGTACAAGCCCGCCCCCAAGGTCTCACCGCCGGCGTACAAGCCAGCCCCCAAGGTCTCACCGCCGGCGTACAAGCCCGCCCCCAAGGTCTCACCTCCGGCGTACAAGCCTGTCCCCAAGCCctcaccgccgccgtcgccaacTCCGCCGGCGCCGAAGCCGACTCCACCGCCCTACAAGCCCCCGACGCCTACTCCTCCGGCGTACAAGCCTCCCACCCCGAGCCCCCCGCCTCCGCCGTACCACCACTAA